In Bombus affinis isolate iyBomAffi1 chromosome 11, iyBomAffi1.2, whole genome shotgun sequence, one genomic interval encodes:
- the LOC126922226 gene encoding dynein regulatory complex subunit 7 isoform X2, giving the protein MPKQLRSPTWVQKLRKGNCFECATFLTSLLLGQGYNAFVVSGYASREQTLCDLTRRSCPYILQPEKHTKRKPEEQQPKITKYELKLPIDYKSQFLSELGEEKARKLEEKLIFDEKEQQKLIEELEQLPPDEHRGHRIHAWVAILPELGGVRDQEIPYPLFIESTTGVSFEATDDDTAQLYLGVESIWNDKNYWVNMQSSVKSCVNIVWDLMKVELWEHLLPGEPWTMHGVGEEIDDESDVQPEKHLDMPFSYVDPIKISEAEFEKRFPNGTKTILYKKTKVELFAPYLQPDGMVQRITIYNDYDYTTPIEIYENYANRSDNLVESRRNINDDTVIDYYRRGRADQCKDSERILDFYHVPRFDGLSKFEMNPNYLTQHFVDRDDFLYYRHVKFSQDRKTSALQDIHYRHILNIVEKFNRDERIKASRNIAIREFAISENEIRLTYHYHSGQFTRAMRTYIKPPLAERGERLILDPSMMHGYTPLDESEKSLNLLYELETQLYEEDVSISQVRAAEKELCAFLETRDKEYLMPTLLISVYDKLRESKSLIETLVRTKSEKDITEDVNYLKPYLARLGNPPELSKIDAQFIQYTCLNDYKQLLMRRANKILREFDECSQELMKTQALITQEGDLTREEEEEILEKINELNFYLQTLETRLDRHRDLVPIRYKMLLHHLQQNPHLTVLKGDN; this is encoded by the exons CCAAAACAGCTGCGTTCACCAACGTGGGTGCAGAAGCTTCGGAAGGGCAATTGCTTTGAATGCGCGACATTTCTTACTAGCTTGCTACTAGGTCAAGGATATAATGCGTTCGTAGTAAGTGGTTACGCATCCAGAGAACAAACGCTATGCGATTTGACAAGAAGGTCGTGCCCCTATATACTGCAACCGGAAAAACATACTAAACGAAAGCCGGAAGAGCAGCAACCTAAGATTACCAAATATGAACTTAAGCTACCTATAGACTATAAAAGTCAATTTTTATCAGAATTAGGAGAAGAAAAGGCGAGGAAGTTAgaagagaaattaattttcgacgaaaaagaacaacaaaaattgatcgaa GAATTAGAACAGCTTCCACCAGATGAGCATCGGGGACATAGAATACATGCTTGGGTAGCGATATTGCCAGAGTTAGGCGGAGTAAGGGACCAGGAGATTCCTTACCCACTTTTTATCGAGTCTACCACGGGGGTATCCTTCGAAGCCACTGACGATGACACAGCTCAGTTATACTTGGGCGTAGAAAGCATATGGAACGATAAGAATTATTGGGTAAATATGCAGTCATCCGTAAAATCGTGCGTAAACATAGTGTGGGATTTAATGAAAGTGGAACTGTGGGAACATTTGCTCCCCGGAGAACCGTGGACAATGCATGGAGTAGGAGAAGAGATCGATGATGAGTCTGATGTGCAACCAGAGAAACACTTGGATATGCCATTCTCATATGTAGATCCAATAAAAATTAGCGAAGCAG AATTTGAAAAACGGTTCCCGAATGGTACAAAAACGATACTTTATAAGAAAACAAAAGTTGAACTCTTTGCTCCGTATCTTCAACCGGATGGCATGGTACaaagaattacgatatataatGATTACGATTACACGACTCCTAtagaaatatatgaaaattatgCAAATAGATCTGACAATCTCGTTGAATCACGGAGAAATATAAATGACGATACAGTTATAGATTATTATAGAAGAGGCCGAGCAGATCAATGTAAAG ATAGCGAGCGAATTTTAGATTTTTATCACGTTCCACGTTTCGATGGTCTATCTAAATTCGAAATGAACCCAAACTACCTAACGCAACACTTTGTCGATCGCGATGACTTCCTGTATTACCG GCACGTGAAATTCTCACAAGATAGGAAGACCTCTGCTCTACAAGATATTCATTACCGACATATATTG AATATTGTCGAGAAATTTAATAGAGACGAACGAATAAAAGCGAGCAGAAACATAGCGATTCGTGAATTTGCCATTAGTGAGAATGAAATACGTCTTACGTATCATTATCATTCAGGGCAATTTACCAGAGCTATGCGAACATATATAAAGCCACCGTTAGCAGAAAGGGGAGAACGATTGATTCTCGATCCATCAATGATGCATGGATATACT CCTCTAGATGAATCTGAAAAATCCCTAAATTTATTATACGAGCTAGAGACACAACTGTATGAAGAGGACGTATCTATATCTCAAGTTAGAGCGGCGGAAAAGGAATTATGTGCTTTTCTCGAAACAAGGGACAAGGAATACTTGATGCCAACGctattaatatctgtatatgATAAATTGAGAGAATCAAAATCCTTGATAGAAACATTAGTG AGAACCAAGAGTGAGAAAGATATCACGGAGGATGTAAATTACCTGAAACCGTATTTAGCTCGTTTAGGAAATCCACCGGAACTATCAAAGATTGACGCACAGTTCATACAATATACATGTCTTAATGATTACAAACAGTTACTTATGCGCAGAGCGAATAAGATTTTACGTGAGTTTGACGAATGCTCGCAGGAGTTAATGAAAACGCAAGCATTGATAACACAG gAAGGAGATTTAACCcgtgaagaagaagaagaaatattagaaaaaattaACGAATTAAACTTTTACTTACAAACGTTAGAAACCAGATTAGATCGCCATAGAGATTTAGTTCCTATAAGATACAAAATGTTGCTGCATCATTTACAACAAAATCCGCATCTTACGGTACTTAAAGGTGATAATTAG
- the LOC126922226 gene encoding dynein regulatory complex subunit 7 isoform X1, with amino-acid sequence MPKQLRSPTWVQKLRKGNCFECATFLTSLLLGQGYNAFVVSGYASREQTLCDLTRRSCPYILQPEKHTKRKPEEQQPKITKYELKLPIDYKSQFLSELGEEKARKLEEKLIFDEKEQQKLIEELEQLPPDEHRGHRIHAWVAILPELGGVRDQEIPYPLFIESTTGVSFEATDDDTAQLYLGVESIWNDKNYWVNMQSSVKSCVNIVWDLMKVELWEHLLPGEPWTMHGVGEEIDDESDVQPEKHLDMPFSYVDPIKISEAEFEKRFPNGTKTILYKKTKVELFAPYLQPDGMVQRITIYNDYDYTTPIEIYENYANRSDNLVESRRNINDDTVIDYYRRGRADQCKEHRYFVDASNEIDSERILDFYHVPRFDGLSKFEMNPNYLTQHFVDRDDFLYYRHVKFSQDRKTSALQDIHYRHILNIVEKFNRDERIKASRNIAIREFAISENEIRLTYHYHSGQFTRAMRTYIKPPLAERGERLILDPSMMHGYTPLDESEKSLNLLYELETQLYEEDVSISQVRAAEKELCAFLETRDKEYLMPTLLISVYDKLRESKSLIETLVRTKSEKDITEDVNYLKPYLARLGNPPELSKIDAQFIQYTCLNDYKQLLMRRANKILREFDECSQELMKTQALITQEGDLTREEEEEILEKINELNFYLQTLETRLDRHRDLVPIRYKMLLHHLQQNPHLTVLKGDN; translated from the exons CCAAAACAGCTGCGTTCACCAACGTGGGTGCAGAAGCTTCGGAAGGGCAATTGCTTTGAATGCGCGACATTTCTTACTAGCTTGCTACTAGGTCAAGGATATAATGCGTTCGTAGTAAGTGGTTACGCATCCAGAGAACAAACGCTATGCGATTTGACAAGAAGGTCGTGCCCCTATATACTGCAACCGGAAAAACATACTAAACGAAAGCCGGAAGAGCAGCAACCTAAGATTACCAAATATGAACTTAAGCTACCTATAGACTATAAAAGTCAATTTTTATCAGAATTAGGAGAAGAAAAGGCGAGGAAGTTAgaagagaaattaattttcgacgaaaaagaacaacaaaaattgatcgaa GAATTAGAACAGCTTCCACCAGATGAGCATCGGGGACATAGAATACATGCTTGGGTAGCGATATTGCCAGAGTTAGGCGGAGTAAGGGACCAGGAGATTCCTTACCCACTTTTTATCGAGTCTACCACGGGGGTATCCTTCGAAGCCACTGACGATGACACAGCTCAGTTATACTTGGGCGTAGAAAGCATATGGAACGATAAGAATTATTGGGTAAATATGCAGTCATCCGTAAAATCGTGCGTAAACATAGTGTGGGATTTAATGAAAGTGGAACTGTGGGAACATTTGCTCCCCGGAGAACCGTGGACAATGCATGGAGTAGGAGAAGAGATCGATGATGAGTCTGATGTGCAACCAGAGAAACACTTGGATATGCCATTCTCATATGTAGATCCAATAAAAATTAGCGAAGCAG AATTTGAAAAACGGTTCCCGAATGGTACAAAAACGATACTTTATAAGAAAACAAAAGTTGAACTCTTTGCTCCGTATCTTCAACCGGATGGCATGGTACaaagaattacgatatataatGATTACGATTACACGACTCCTAtagaaatatatgaaaattatgCAAATAGATCTGACAATCTCGTTGAATCACGGAGAAATATAAATGACGATACAGTTATAGATTATTATAGAAGAGGCCGAGCAGATCAATGTAAAG AACATCGATATTTTGTTGATGCTTCCAATGAGATAGATAGCGAGCGAATTTTAGATTTTTATCACGTTCCACGTTTCGATGGTCTATCTAAATTCGAAATGAACCCAAACTACCTAACGCAACACTTTGTCGATCGCGATGACTTCCTGTATTACCG GCACGTGAAATTCTCACAAGATAGGAAGACCTCTGCTCTACAAGATATTCATTACCGACATATATTG AATATTGTCGAGAAATTTAATAGAGACGAACGAATAAAAGCGAGCAGAAACATAGCGATTCGTGAATTTGCCATTAGTGAGAATGAAATACGTCTTACGTATCATTATCATTCAGGGCAATTTACCAGAGCTATGCGAACATATATAAAGCCACCGTTAGCAGAAAGGGGAGAACGATTGATTCTCGATCCATCAATGATGCATGGATATACT CCTCTAGATGAATCTGAAAAATCCCTAAATTTATTATACGAGCTAGAGACACAACTGTATGAAGAGGACGTATCTATATCTCAAGTTAGAGCGGCGGAAAAGGAATTATGTGCTTTTCTCGAAACAAGGGACAAGGAATACTTGATGCCAACGctattaatatctgtatatgATAAATTGAGAGAATCAAAATCCTTGATAGAAACATTAGTG AGAACCAAGAGTGAGAAAGATATCACGGAGGATGTAAATTACCTGAAACCGTATTTAGCTCGTTTAGGAAATCCACCGGAACTATCAAAGATTGACGCACAGTTCATACAATATACATGTCTTAATGATTACAAACAGTTACTTATGCGCAGAGCGAATAAGATTTTACGTGAGTTTGACGAATGCTCGCAGGAGTTAATGAAAACGCAAGCATTGATAACACAG gAAGGAGATTTAACCcgtgaagaagaagaagaaatattagaaaaaattaACGAATTAAACTTTTACTTACAAACGTTAGAAACCAGATTAGATCGCCATAGAGATTTAGTTCCTATAAGATACAAAATGTTGCTGCATCATTTACAACAAAATCCGCATCTTACGGTACTTAAAGGTGATAATTAG